In Brevibacterium zhoupengii, the following are encoded in one genomic region:
- a CDS encoding DUF4235 domain-containing protein, producing the protein MGKLAWQVIGVGAPIVAAFAARKVLTFAWEKSTKRPAPNNPVDDEISMSEALAWTIVSGVGVAVAQLVVQRVAASTVRNSFGDDALPKKFRKQIEEGVD; encoded by the coding sequence ATGGGAAAGCTCGCTTGGCAGGTCATCGGCGTCGGAGCGCCCATCGTGGCAGCATTCGCGGCTCGTAAGGTGTTGACCTTCGCTTGGGAGAAGTCGACCAAACGTCCCGCTCCGAACAACCCAGTCGATGATGAGATCTCGATGTCCGAGGCTCTGGCCTGGACCATCGTCTCCGGTGTCGGTGTCGCAGTGGCTCAGCTCGTCGTGCAGCGCGTTGCCGCCAGCACCGTGCGCAACAGCTTCGGCGACGACGCTCTGCCCAAGAAGTTCCGCAAGCAGATCGAAGAAGGCGTCGACTGA
- a CDS encoding M28 family peptidase, giving the protein MKLRTKTWLAVTAATGLALGGFSPALAAGNAGPTEHTDMGVTGDAVMEHLQKISDISTSHADEGFRALGTPGYEESVEYVEQTLEATGAFDVERQAFEVDNQTFGEVAVNVDGEDLEATPASYTEGTDEPLTDLPVALPVDDDYSDLAGGQLGCAASDFDDSAEGALVLVARGTCSFGEKTQAATDAGAAAVILYNNDTSAPDETLNATLGERVENGAPTVGVSYNIGNDLLTKIEGAAEGEPLLADFTLETEYTTSTTWNVIAETKAGDHDNVQMFGAHLDGVAEGPGVNDNGSGSAALLASAEALAEQPTEADNAIRFGWWAAEEVGLVGSTHYVENLGEAELSKVKSYMNFDMIGSDNYIVGTLDSDGSDVPIPDGVNVPEGSAELEEIFTDYFADIDQPNVGTDFSGRSDYQAFIDNGIPASGLFSGADGTKTEQEAEWFGGTVGDKHDTNYHQPTDTIENVSKESVGIFAPAIGFAVHTLAYDLVDEPTDPPTDPTDPPTDPTDPPTDDPTDDPTDGPTDDPTDDPSERSLNIDPKTIEVDDFVGKTGVQVAAAGCTADTTATMTVDPQNGKIEKFEQTATADADSVAKFGVRGLEKSAADDYIGAYDVTVDCEGGDPLTGSFDVVAEGDGPGAGDGGGDLPRTGNEALPLVISAGALILLGVIMTMGARRRKA; this is encoded by the coding sequence ATGAAGTTGCGTACTAAAACCTGGTTGGCGGTCACCGCTGCCACCGGTCTGGCTCTCGGCGGATTCAGTCCGGCCTTGGCCGCCGGGAACGCGGGACCGACCGAGCACACCGACATGGGCGTCACAGGCGACGCCGTGATGGAACATCTGCAGAAGATCTCTGACATCTCGACTTCCCACGCTGATGAGGGATTCCGCGCGTTGGGAACGCCCGGTTATGAGGAGTCCGTTGAGTACGTCGAGCAGACGCTCGAGGCCACCGGTGCCTTCGACGTCGAACGTCAGGCCTTCGAGGTCGACAACCAGACATTCGGCGAGGTCGCTGTCAATGTGGACGGCGAAGATCTCGAGGCCACCCCGGCCAGTTACACCGAGGGCACCGACGAGCCGCTGACCGATCTGCCTGTGGCGCTGCCGGTCGATGATGACTACAGCGATCTGGCCGGCGGTCAGCTCGGCTGTGCTGCCAGTGACTTCGACGACAGCGCAGAGGGTGCACTCGTCCTCGTCGCACGCGGCACCTGCTCCTTCGGGGAGAAGACCCAAGCGGCCACGGACGCCGGAGCCGCAGCGGTCATCCTCTACAACAACGACACCTCCGCACCCGATGAGACACTCAACGCCACCCTCGGCGAACGTGTCGAGAACGGCGCACCCACCGTCGGTGTCAGCTACAACATCGGCAATGACCTGCTGACCAAGATCGAGGGCGCGGCCGAGGGCGAGCCGCTGCTGGCGGACTTCACGCTCGAGACCGAATACACCACCTCGACGACCTGGAACGTCATCGCCGAAACCAAGGCCGGCGACCACGACAACGTCCAGATGTTCGGCGCTCACCTTGATGGCGTCGCCGAAGGGCCAGGAGTCAACGACAACGGTTCGGGATCGGCCGCACTGCTGGCCAGCGCAGAGGCACTGGCCGAGCAGCCGACCGAAGCTGACAACGCCATCCGCTTCGGCTGGTGGGCAGCCGAAGAGGTCGGACTCGTCGGCTCGACCCACTACGTGGAGAACCTCGGTGAAGCAGAGCTGTCGAAGGTCAAGTCGTACATGAACTTCGACATGATCGGATCCGACAACTACATCGTCGGCACCCTCGACTCCGACGGCTCCGATGTGCCGATCCCAGATGGGGTCAACGTACCCGAGGGCTCGGCGGAGCTGGAAGAGATCTTCACCGACTACTTCGCCGATATCGATCAGCCCAATGTCGGAACGGACTTCTCGGGACGCTCTGACTACCAGGCGTTCATCGACAACGGCATTCCTGCCAGCGGACTGTTCTCAGGTGCCGATGGCACGAAGACCGAGCAGGAAGCAGAGTGGTTCGGTGGTACGGTCGGCGACAAGCATGACACGAACTACCACCAGCCCACCGACACGATCGAGAACGTGAGCAAGGAGTCCGTTGGCATCTTCGCTCCTGCAATCGGCTTCGCGGTCCACACGCTGGCTTATGACCTGGTGGACGAGCCGACCGATCCTCCGACCGACCCGACGGATCCTCCGACCGATCCCACGGATCCTCCGACGGACGACCCTACGGACGACCCGACTGACGGTCCGACGGACGATCCGACCGATGACCCGAGCGAGCGCAGCCTGAACATCGATCCGAAGACGATCGAAGTGGATGACTTCGTCGGAAAGACCGGCGTCCAGGTCGCGGCTGCCGGCTGCACCGCCGACACGACCGCGACGATGACCGTCGATCCGCAGAACGGAAAGATCGAGAAGTTCGAACAGACCGCGACGGCAGACGCCGATTCCGTGGCGAAGTTCGGAGTGCGCGGTCTCGAAAAATCGGCCGCAGATGACTACATCGGTGCCTACGATGTCACCGTCGACTGTGAGGGCGGAGATCCGCTGACCGGTTCGTTCGATGTCGTCGCCGAAGGTGACGGCCCCGGTGCCGGCGACGGTGGGGGAGACCTCCCGCGTACCGGTAACGAGGCGCTGCCTCTCGTGATCTCAGCCGGAGCACTCATCCTGCTCGGTGTGATCATGACCATGGGAGCTCGCCGCCGTAAGGCCTGA
- a CDS encoding cation diffusion facilitator family transporter: MAHDHSHSSGSRRRLAVVFGIVLIIFVFQVIGSIMTGSLALLIDTGHNSVDLIGIGIALFAATLVRKPPKGQKTWGFRRAEVLAAGAQATLLLGLGVYSLIEGIRRFFVPPEVPGPELLFFGVVGLVGNIVSIIILSSSKEQSLNLRAAFLEVIADALGSVAVILAAVSIWLFDWTRADAVAALIIAALIVPRAFTILKETGSILLEVAPRELDLDKVKMHIEGVEHVQEVHDLHVTRIDSNLPVLTAHVVLADSCFYDGHAPRILVALQECLAEHFKVAIEHSTFQFDRAKDAAQETHTHT; encoded by the coding sequence ATGGCCCACGACCACTCGCACAGTTCAGGTTCGCGTCGACGCTTGGCGGTCGTCTTCGGCATCGTCCTGATCATCTTCGTCTTCCAGGTGATCGGCTCGATCATGACTGGCAGCCTGGCGCTGCTGATCGACACGGGACATAACTCCGTCGACCTCATCGGCATCGGAATCGCGCTCTTCGCCGCCACTCTGGTCCGGAAGCCGCCGAAAGGTCAGAAGACCTGGGGGTTTCGCCGGGCCGAGGTGCTCGCCGCCGGAGCACAGGCGACTCTGCTGCTGGGACTCGGCGTCTACAGCCTCATTGAGGGCATCCGCCGTTTCTTCGTCCCGCCCGAGGTTCCCGGCCCGGAACTGCTGTTCTTCGGTGTCGTCGGACTGGTCGGCAATATCGTGTCGATCATCATCCTCAGCTCATCCAAAGAGCAGTCACTCAATCTCAGGGCAGCATTCCTCGAGGTCATCGCCGATGCGTTGGGTTCCGTCGCAGTCATCCTCGCTGCCGTGTCCATCTGGCTCTTCGACTGGACCCGCGCCGACGCGGTGGCAGCCCTGATCATTGCCGCGCTGATCGTGCCCAGGGCCTTCACCATCCTCAAGGAGACCGGATCGATCCTCCTCGAAGTCGCTCCTAGAGAGCTCGACCTCGACAAGGTCAAAATGCACATCGAAGGTGTCGAGCACGTCCAGGAGGTTCACGATCTTCACGTCACGCGCATCGACTCCAACTTGCCTGTGCTTACCGCGCACGTGGTACTTGCCGATTCGTGCTTCTACGACGGCCACGCGCCGCGCATCCTCGTCGCGCTGCAGGAATGCCTGGCCGAGCACTTCAAGGTCGCGATCGAACACTCGACATTCCAGTTCGACCGGGCGAAGGACGCGGCCCAGGAGACCCACACCCATACCTGA
- a CDS encoding VIT1/CCC1 transporter family protein, translated as MNNESTAPEARPEPDHRTVRRWQRYLANERLEERVYRNLADRRSGEDREILLALATAESRHQEHWIDLLGEHAHKKRTPDLLTLSLAFLGRLFGSVFVLALAQQSETSSPYDDEEAASAEMAADERIHAEVVRALAARSRARLSGNFRAAVFGANDGLVSNLALVLGVGAAGVGNHVILLTGVSGLLAGALSMAAGEYISVRSQRELLDASTPDPESRHAIADLNIDANELALVFRARGMDSPEADVRAHKTIAAAKNKKAPQLPNLDAGVDRDELGTGLGASLSSFGFFSSGALIPILPYIFGLSGLPAVFVSAGLVGIALLFTGGTVGLLSGTAPGPRALRQLAVGFGAAAVTYALGLLFGVSAG; from the coding sequence ATGAACAACGAGTCAACAGCCCCCGAAGCGCGACCTGAGCCCGATCACAGGACCGTCAGACGCTGGCAGAGATACCTGGCCAATGAGCGCCTCGAGGAGCGCGTCTATCGCAATCTGGCCGACCGCCGCTCGGGCGAAGATCGGGAGATCCTGCTGGCCCTGGCCACCGCCGAGTCCCGGCACCAAGAACACTGGATCGACCTCCTCGGCGAGCATGCGCACAAGAAGCGGACCCCCGATCTGCTCACCCTGAGCCTCGCGTTCCTGGGACGACTCTTCGGCTCGGTCTTCGTTCTCGCGCTGGCACAGCAATCGGAGACGAGCTCGCCCTATGACGACGAGGAGGCGGCGTCGGCAGAGATGGCCGCCGATGAGCGGATCCACGCCGAGGTCGTCCGTGCTCTCGCCGCCCGTTCCCGAGCCCGCCTGTCAGGAAATTTCCGCGCAGCGGTCTTCGGCGCCAACGATGGGCTCGTATCCAACCTCGCACTCGTCCTCGGTGTGGGCGCTGCGGGCGTGGGCAACCACGTCATTCTCCTCACCGGTGTCTCCGGCCTGCTTGCCGGGGCCCTGTCTATGGCGGCCGGAGAGTACATCTCCGTGCGCTCCCAGCGCGAGCTTCTCGATGCTTCAACTCCCGACCCCGAATCACGCCACGCAATCGCCGATCTCAACATCGACGCCAACGAACTCGCCCTCGTCTTCCGCGCCAGGGGAATGGATTCCCCCGAGGCCGATGTCCGGGCACATAAGACGATCGCCGCGGCCAAGAACAAGAAGGCACCACAGCTGCCCAACCTCGATGCGGGTGTCGACCGTGACGAACTGGGCACGGGACTGGGTGCCTCGCTGTCGAGCTTCGGCTTCTTCTCCTCGGGCGCGCTCATCCCGATCCTCCCCTACATCTTCGGCCTGTCCGGGCTGCCCGCCGTGTTCGTCTCCGCCGGACTCGTCGGCATCGCACTCCTCTTCACCGGCGGCACGGTCGGCCTGCTCTCGGGAACTGCTCCGGGACCGCGCGCACTGCGCCAGCTCGCCGTGGGATTCGGTGCTGCTGCGGTGACCTATGCTCTCGGCCTCCTCTTCGGCGTCAGCGCAGGCTGA
- a CDS encoding type I 3-dehydroquinate dehydratase, translated as MKQLPFLNDAADDRTAVDSSTPAATPAAANPRRPAIIVPVQATAADEIARQCGAVADAGAVDVIEWRIDTVIAAVTSAQNTDSNAAATAESAEMEPRVLAEAVLNLAPYVTRAGLPVLMTLRTGFEGGQAEVGEDVYTEVLRAVISGLAEEAELPEPAKRSAGTTWALDVEIERNGAARLIEAAHDLGISVVASHHNFAGTDSAEAMGATFTAMAAAGADVAKIAMMPTSSADVAELLGATARAEATLDIPVLGISMGQLGRTSRIMGPDFGSCATFAQLGEPSAPGQIAVADLVGVIDELYG; from the coding sequence ATGAAGCAATTGCCGTTCCTCAATGATGCCGCAGATGACCGTACGGCTGTCGACTCGTCCACGCCAGCAGCGACGCCGGCGGCTGCGAACCCGCGGCGACCGGCCATCATCGTTCCCGTTCAGGCAACTGCGGCCGATGAGATCGCCCGGCAGTGCGGGGCCGTTGCCGATGCCGGTGCCGTTGACGTCATCGAATGGCGCATCGATACCGTGATCGCCGCTGTCACGAGCGCGCAAAATACTGATTCCAACGCGGCTGCAACCGCGGAGTCTGCCGAGATGGAGCCCCGGGTCCTCGCCGAGGCTGTCCTGAACCTGGCACCGTATGTGACCAGGGCAGGGCTTCCGGTCCTCATGACGTTGCGGACGGGGTTCGAAGGCGGGCAGGCCGAGGTGGGCGAAGACGTCTACACGGAGGTTCTGAGGGCAGTCATCTCCGGGCTTGCCGAAGAGGCCGAACTGCCGGAGCCGGCGAAGCGGAGTGCGGGAACCACATGGGCACTCGACGTCGAGATCGAGCGCAACGGTGCGGCTCGTCTCATCGAGGCAGCGCATGACTTGGGAATCTCAGTGGTTGCCTCGCACCACAATTTCGCGGGGACGGACTCGGCGGAGGCGATGGGTGCCACGTTCACCGCGATGGCTGCGGCCGGAGCGGACGTGGCGAAGATTGCAATGATGCCCACGAGCAGTGCCGATGTCGCCGAGCTGCTGGGAGCCACGGCTCGAGCAGAAGCGACTCTGGACATACCCGTGCTCGGGATCTCGATGGGGCAGTTGGGCCGTACCAGTCGGATCATGGGCCCAGATTTCGGCAGCTGCGCAACGTTTGCACAACTGGGTGAGCCGTCGGCACCCGGCCAGATCGCCGTGGCAGATCTGGTCGGGGTGATCGACGAACTCTACGGCTGA
- a CDS encoding aminotransferase class IV: MTDALVLIDPAASTVEVADLGAPQLPVTDLSAHRGDGIFETVLVRIGDEVTVVSRNRHFERFCASASALGLPEPEPELWDRGLDTVIAEVRAADPNLTEVGVRYALSRGAQNPDGSQTPRGWAFNVPVDEKITHARAEGISAVSLDRGYDAYLGTKAPWLLIGAKTLSYAVNQAAGRYAATQGADEALFVSHDGVVLEGPTSNLIIRRGDRLLTPNPEAGLLSGTTQRLIFDHAAELGFSTEYADLGLNDVITADGAWYVSSMRTAVTLNEVDGNPITRDEELTAQLQSLIKAG; this comes from the coding sequence ATGACCGATGCACTTGTCCTCATCGACCCTGCCGCATCCACCGTCGAGGTGGCCGATCTCGGCGCACCCCAGCTTCCCGTCACTGACCTGTCGGCTCACCGCGGAGACGGCATCTTCGAGACCGTTCTCGTGCGCATCGGCGACGAGGTGACCGTGGTGTCTCGCAATCGTCATTTCGAACGGTTCTGCGCCTCCGCCTCGGCGCTGGGCCTGCCCGAACCGGAACCGGAACTATGGGATCGCGGACTCGACACCGTGATCGCCGAGGTGCGGGCGGCCGATCCGAACCTCACCGAGGTCGGGGTCCGCTACGCACTGTCACGCGGAGCGCAGAACCCAGACGGCAGTCAGACTCCGCGCGGCTGGGCGTTCAACGTTCCCGTCGATGAGAAGATCACGCACGCTCGGGCAGAGGGGATCTCCGCCGTCAGCCTCGACCGCGGCTACGATGCCTATCTCGGAACCAAGGCACCCTGGCTGCTCATCGGGGCCAAGACCCTGTCATACGCCGTCAACCAGGCCGCCGGCAGGTATGCGGCCACGCAGGGCGCCGACGAGGCCCTCTTCGTCTCCCATGACGGCGTCGTCCTCGAAGGCCCGACGTCCAACCTCATCATTCGCCGAGGTGACCGCCTCCTCACGCCGAATCCGGAAGCGGGTCTGCTCTCGGGCACAACCCAGCGCCTGATCTTCGATCATGCCGCAGAACTCGGGTTCAGCACCGAATACGCCGACCTCGGTTTGAATGACGTCATCACTGCCGATGGCGCTTGGTATGTGTCCTCGATGCGCACTGCGGTGACGCTCAATGAGGTGGACGGGAACCCGATCACGCGCGACGAAGAGCTGACAGCTCAGCTGCAATCGCTGATCAAGGCTGGCTGA
- a CDS encoding quaternary amine ABC transporter ATP-binding protein yields the protein MSVVKATNVYKVFGKRQNEVVKRLEEGADRDDLTKLGTAAVIDASFDVQEGEIFVVMGLSGSGKSTLIRTLNGLWAPTSGSVEVLGTDIAKVDAAALRKVRSEHISMVFQHFALLPHRTVRDNAAYALEIRGIAKAERDKAADRWLKAVGLDGWGDKYPEQLSGGMQQRVGLARALAAETDILLMDEAFSALDPLIRREMQEQLIELQGELKKTIIFITHDLNEAMFLGDRIAVMRNGRIVQVGTPEDILTDPANDYVAQFVHDVDRARVLTANNVMEKARQTVSSHNGPRVALRTMREHNASGVYVTDRDRKFLGLVSDRDCLEHIRRGATSLDEIIKPVAHPASQDDLLIDLFLPSSEMPLPVPVTDADGDLVGVVPRATLLAALGNQNGNDEQPTDASVDDWPEPVDTGIIDQVLAEADDSVSPQTAGERSER from the coding sequence GTGAGCGTTGTCAAGGCGACAAACGTCTACAAAGTCTTCGGAAAGCGCCAGAACGAGGTCGTCAAGCGACTCGAAGAGGGTGCCGACCGTGACGATCTGACCAAACTCGGAACGGCCGCGGTCATCGACGCGAGTTTCGACGTCCAAGAGGGCGAGATCTTCGTCGTCATGGGGCTATCCGGCTCGGGCAAGTCAACCCTGATTCGCACACTCAATGGCCTGTGGGCTCCAACATCAGGTTCGGTCGAAGTGCTCGGCACCGACATCGCCAAGGTCGACGCTGCGGCCTTGCGCAAGGTGCGCAGCGAACACATCTCCATGGTCTTCCAGCACTTCGCACTGCTGCCACACCGCACGGTCCGCGACAATGCCGCCTACGCCCTCGAAATCCGTGGAATCGCGAAGGCGGAGCGAGACAAAGCAGCTGACCGCTGGCTCAAGGCTGTCGGTCTCGACGGGTGGGGTGACAAATACCCTGAGCAGCTCTCCGGCGGCATGCAGCAGCGCGTCGGCCTGGCCCGCGCACTTGCCGCTGAAACAGACATCCTGCTCATGGATGAGGCATTCTCTGCCCTCGACCCGCTCATCCGACGTGAGATGCAGGAACAGCTCATCGAACTTCAGGGCGAGCTCAAGAAGACCATCATCTTCATCACCCACGACCTCAACGAGGCGATGTTCCTCGGCGACCGGATCGCAGTCATGCGCAACGGACGCATCGTCCAGGTCGGCACCCCGGAGGATATTCTCACTGACCCGGCCAACGACTACGTCGCCCAGTTCGTCCACGATGTCGATCGGGCACGTGTGCTGACTGCCAACAACGTCATGGAGAAAGCACGTCAGACCGTGAGCAGTCACAACGGTCCCCGCGTCGCGCTGCGCACCATGCGCGAACACAATGCCTCGGGCGTGTATGTCACAGACAGGGACCGGAAGTTCCTCGGTCTCGTCAGCGACCGCGACTGCCTCGAGCACATCCGGCGAGGAGCCACCTCTCTCGACGAGATCATCAAGCCGGTCGCCCACCCCGCTTCTCAGGACGACCTGCTCATCGATCTCTTCCTTCCGTCCTCGGAAATGCCTCTGCCCGTGCCCGTCACCGATGCCGACGGCGACCTTGTCGGCGTTGTGCCTCGGGCCACCCTGCTTGCCGCACTCGGCAACCAGAACGGCAACGATGAGCAGCCGACGGATGCCTCGGTCGACGACTGGCCAGAGCCCGTCGACACCGGCATCATCGATCAGGTGCTCGCCGAGGCTGATGATTCGGTTTCACCGCAGACCGCCGGCGAAAGGAGTGAGCGCTGA
- a CDS encoding DUF3817 domain-containing protein, whose protein sequence is MTPKLFFKTFAIAETITWTLLIIGMILKYTHVTEVGVRIGGGIHGFVFICFVIAVIGVGTSQMWSKKRIATGLGSAIIPYATIPFERSVEKRGALEGDWGLGANGRTPRNWFEKLTSWAIRTPLLAIGVGVIVVIAIFSGLLFLGPPGEWGK, encoded by the coding sequence GTGACTCCCAAACTCTTCTTCAAGACCTTCGCCATCGCTGAGACCATCACCTGGACTCTGCTCATCATCGGCATGATCCTCAAGTACACACATGTCACCGAGGTCGGTGTGCGCATCGGCGGCGGAATCCACGGGTTCGTCTTCATCTGCTTCGTCATCGCCGTCATCGGGGTGGGAACCTCGCAGATGTGGAGCAAGAAGCGCATCGCCACGGGCCTGGGGTCGGCCATCATTCCCTATGCCACTATTCCCTTCGAGAGATCCGTAGAAAAGAGGGGAGCACTCGAAGGCGACTGGGGACTGGGTGCAAACGGACGCACACCGCGGAACTGGTTCGAGAAACTCACCTCCTGGGCAATCCGCACACCCCTGCTCGCCATCGGCGTAGGAGTCATCGTGGTCATCGCCATCTTCAGCGGACTGCTCTTTCTCGGCCCTCCCGGTGAATGGGGCAAGTGA
- a CDS encoding alpha/beta fold hydrolase: METRDQLTITARDGFPLEIQVSGPLEAPALLLLQGQSSSHRWWDELRADFEPQFRTVTFDYRGTGGSRGELTDLSTASFAADAAEVLDHLGIARAAVYGTSMGGRIAQMLALDFPERVGALALGCTTPGGPNSVKRPREVGQSLARLRGREHTQYLFSLFYTPNWTVAPRYSKLLGDDTMTAQESAAHLRISAHHNAWERLPEITAPTLIVHGDDDLMNPVDNAHLLHERIADSRILICPGGWHGFFEEFAEVVNPEILGFLSTSAARPHLA; encoded by the coding sequence GTGGAGACTAGGGACCAGCTCACCATCACCGCTCGTGACGGCTTCCCACTCGAGATCCAGGTCAGCGGGCCGCTTGAGGCACCGGCTCTGCTGCTCCTCCAAGGGCAGTCGAGCTCCCATCGCTGGTGGGACGAGCTGCGCGCGGACTTCGAACCGCAGTTTCGCACCGTCACCTTCGACTACCGCGGCACCGGCGGCAGCCGTGGCGAACTGACCGATCTCTCGACTGCGAGCTTCGCCGCTGATGCCGCCGAGGTTCTCGACCATCTCGGAATTGCCCGCGCTGCCGTCTACGGAACATCGATGGGCGGGCGTATCGCTCAGATGCTGGCGCTGGATTTCCCCGAGCGCGTCGGCGCACTTGCCCTGGGATGCACGACCCCCGGGGGTCCGAACTCGGTCAAACGCCCTCGTGAGGTGGGCCAGTCTCTGGCGCGGCTGCGCGGTCGCGAACATACCCAGTACCTGTTCTCGCTGTTCTATACCCCGAATTGGACCGTGGCTCCCAGGTACAGCAAACTGCTCGGCGACGACACGATGACCGCCCAGGAATCCGCTGCCCACCTGCGCATCAGCGCCCATCACAATGCCTGGGAACGTCTGCCGGAGATCACCGCGCCAACACTCATCGTCCACGGCGACGACGATCTCATGAATCCCGTCGACAATGCTCATCTGCTGCACGAGCGCATAGCGGACTCCCGGATCCTCATCTGCCCTGGTGGTTGGCATGGCTTCTTCGAAGAGTTCGCCGAGGTGGTCAACCCCGAGATCCTCGGATTCCTGAGTACCTCTGCTGCACGGCCGCATCTCGCTTGA
- a CDS encoding flotillin family protein, with amino-acid sequence MDFILGAVVIGAIVIIALIVFFVIMRSIKIASPSEALIITGRNASSSGGTGRIIIGGRAVVYPVVQKAFFLSLSSRQIAVAIDGISMNGIALRLHGVAQVKVGGTEEDVRKAAQRFLDQQDQIEPYSTEILSGTLRAVVGTLTVEQIIQDRASFASQVQEESAHSMNNQGLVIDTFQISAVEDEGSYLKDWGRPQAAEVAKNAAIAEANAGRASAVEEALQNESTQKQQALTDQAIAEQQQQLALRRAALKEEADQRQAAADNAGPLSAAAEKQKLLERDRVVAKEAAELRAEQLDAEVRRPADAERYRQQAEADARAYEIEAQGRAEAAAELHRRSKDAEAIRLEGEAQADAIKARGEAEAGALQAQAEAYKKFNDAAVLSKVLEVLPTIAGELVAPYANIKDLSIVSTDGESKLANSVSNNLAQVLEVVRGTTGIDLGNLVDKAQNQGGSKSANGWVRDDSTTFDDSGDFAGSESADDGADGQDQVVEGEISEGHSGQSGREGRSGRGGSKPTGLGDPSAWSSGNFDPKDYLDENGELDLTHIGDDVKKATGIDVQAYIADALRRRDGRDGDSGGSGSSGPGSNGPKGDGGPRDGGPGKK; translated from the coding sequence GTGGATTTCATCCTGGGCGCCGTCGTCATCGGCGCCATCGTCATCATCGCCCTGATCGTGTTCTTCGTGATCATGCGCTCGATCAAGATCGCCTCCCCGTCTGAGGCCCTCATCATCACCGGCCGGAACGCCAGCAGTTCGGGTGGCACCGGCCGAATCATCATCGGCGGTCGCGCGGTCGTGTACCCGGTCGTCCAGAAGGCCTTCTTCCTGTCGCTGTCCTCACGTCAGATCGCGGTCGCCATTGACGGCATCTCGATGAACGGCATCGCCTTGCGCCTGCACGGTGTTGCGCAGGTCAAGGTCGGCGGCACCGAGGAAGATGTGCGCAAGGCTGCACAGCGCTTCCTTGATCAGCAGGATCAGATCGAGCCCTACAGCACGGAGATCCTCTCCGGCACTCTGCGCGCCGTCGTCGGCACGCTCACCGTCGAGCAGATCATTCAGGATCGGGCCTCCTTCGCCTCCCAGGTGCAGGAGGAGTCCGCGCACTCGATGAACAACCAGGGTCTGGTCATCGACACGTTCCAGATCTCCGCGGTCGAAGACGAGGGCAGCTACCTGAAGGACTGGGGTCGCCCACAGGCGGCCGAGGTCGCGAAGAATGCCGCCATCGCCGAGGCGAACGCCGGTCGTGCCTCGGCCGTTGAGGAAGCGCTGCAGAACGAGTCGACCCAGAAGCAGCAGGCTCTGACCGATCAGGCCATCGCCGAACAGCAGCAGCAGCTTGCGCTGCGGCGTGCGGCCCTGAAGGAAGAGGCTGATCAGCGTCAGGCGGCAGCCGATAACGCCGGTCCGCTGTCTGCTGCGGCAGAGAAGCAGAAGCTGCTCGAGCGCGATCGCGTGGTTGCCAAGGAAGCCGCAGAGCTGCGTGCCGAACAGCTCGATGCCGAGGTCAGGCGTCCCGCCGACGCTGAGCGCTACCGTCAGCAGGCGGAAGCCGATGCTCGTGCCTACGAGATCGAAGCCCAGGGTCGGGCCGAGGCCGCTGCCGAACTGCACCGTCGGTCGAAGGACGCCGAGGCCATTCGCCTCGAGGGTGAGGCTCAGGCCGATGCGATCAAGGCTCGGGGTGAGGCAGAAGCCGGAGCGCTTCAGGCTCAAGCCGAGGCCTACAAGAAGTTCAATGATGCGGCCGTGCTGTCGAAGGTCCTCGAGGTTCTGCCGACCATCGCCGGTGAGCTCGTCGCGCCGTATGCGAACATCAAGGATCTCTCGATCGTCTCAACTGACGGAGAGTCCAAGCTGGCGAACTCCGTGTCGAACAACCTCGCTCAGGTCCTCGAAGTCGTGCGCGGGACGACCGGTATCGACCTCGGCAACCTCGTCGACAAGGCTCAGAACCAGGGCGGCTCGAAGTCCGCGAACGGATGGGTCCGCGATGACTCGACCACGTTCGATGACAGTGGCGACTTCGCCGGGTCGGAATCTGCAGACGATGGAGCCGACGGCCAGGATCAGGTCGTCGAAGGTGAGATCTCCGAGGGCCACAGCGGCCAGTCGGGTCGCGAAGGTCGTTCCGGCCGCGGAGGATCGAAGCCCACCGGATTGGGGGATCCCAGCGCATGGTCGAGTGGGAACTTCGACCCGAAGGACTACCTCGACGAGAACGGTGAACTCGACCTTACACATATCGGTGATGATGTGAAGAAGGCCACCGGGATCGACGTGCAGGCCTACATCGCCGACGCGCTGCGCCGACGCGATGGACGTGACGGCGATTCGGGTGGGTCGGGCTCGAGCGGTCCGGGTTCGAACGGGCCGAAGGGTGACGGCGGTCCTCGGGACGGCGGACCCGGCAAGAAGTAA